One window from the genome of Manis pentadactyla isolate mManPen7 chromosome 15, mManPen7.hap1, whole genome shotgun sequence encodes:
- the LOC118918093 gene encoding cytochrome P450 2B4-like, which produces MELSVLFFLALLGLLLLLARGHPKGHGRLPPGPHPLPFVGNLLQMDRRGLLKSFMKLREKYGDVFTVYLGPRPIVMLCGTEALREALVDQAEAFSGRGKIAIVDPIFKGFGVIFANGERWKALRRFSLATMRDFGMGKRSIEQKIQEEAQCLIEELRKTQGALKDPTLYFHSVTANIICSIVFGERFDYKDPRFLRLLDLFYQTFSLISSLSSQMFELFSNFLKYFPGTHRQVYKNLQEINTFIGHSVEEHRRALDPSAPRDFIDTYLLRMDKDKDIPDSEFHHKNLILTTLALFFAGTETTSTTLRYGFLIMLKYPHITEKVQKEIDQVIGPHRPPALDDRANMPYTDAVIHEMQRFGDLIPLGVPHTVIKDTYFRGYIIPKDTEVYPILSSALHDPLYFEKPDSFNPDHFLDANGALKKSEAFVPFSIGKRICLGEGIARNELFLFFTTILQHFSVASPVAPKDIDLTPRESGVGKLPPTYQIRFLPRGGG; this is translated from the exons ATGGAGCTCAGTgtcctcttcttccttgctctcctGGGACTCTTGCTTCTCCTGGCCAGGGGCCACCCGAAGGGCCATGGCCGCCTCCCGCCAGGCCCCCATCCTCTGCCCTTCGTGGGGAACCTTCTGCAGATGGACAGAAGAGGCTTACTCAAATCCTTCATGAAG CTCCGAGAAAAATATGGGGATGTCTTCACGGTGTATCTGGGACCAAGGCCGATAGTCATGCTTTGTGGGACAGAGGctctgcgggaggccctggtggaCCAAGCTGAGGCCTTCTCTGGCAGAGGGAAAATCGCCATTGTTGACCCAATCTTCAAGGGATTTG GTGTGATCTTTGCCAACGGGGAACGTTGGAAGGCCCTCCGGAGATTCTCTCTGGCCACCATGAGGGACTTCGGGATGGGAAAGCGGAGCATTGAGCAGAAGATTCAGGAGGAGGCTCAGTGTCTGATAGAGGAGCTGCGGAAAACCCAGG GAGCCCTCAAGGACCCCACCTTATATTTCCACTCCGTTACCGCCAACATCATCTGCTCCATTGTCTTTGGAGAACGCTTTGACTACAAAGACCCCAGGTTCCTGCGGCTGCTGGACCTCTTCTACCAGACCTTCTCGCTCATCAGCTCTCTCTCCAGCCAG ATGTTCGAGCTCTTCTCCAACTTCTTGAAGTACTTTCCTGGCACACACAGGCAAGTCTACAAAAACCTGCAGGAAATCAACACGTTCATTGGCCACAGTGTAGAGGAACACCGCAGAGCCCTGGACCCCAGTGCCCCGAGGGACTTCATCGACACCTACCTGCTCCGCATGGACAAA GACAAGGACATCCCCGACAGCGAGTTCCACCACAAGAACCTCATCCTCACCACGCTCGCGCTCTTCTTCGCCGGCACGGAGACCACCAGCACCACCCTCCGCTATGGTTTCCTGATCATGCTCAAATACCCACACATTACAG AGAAAGTTCAAAAGGAGATTGACCAGGTGATCGGCCCACATCGCCCTCCAGCACTTGATGACCGAGCCAACATGCCATACACTGATGCAGTCATCCACGAGATGCAGAGATTCGGGGACCTCATCCCCCTCGGCGTGCCCCACACGGTCATAAAAGACACCTACTTCCGAGGCTACATCATCCCCAAG GACACTGAAGTATATCCCATCCTGAGCTCTGCTCTCCATGACCCACTTTACTTTGAAAAACCAGACTCCTTCAACCCTGATCATTTTCTGGATGCCAATGGGGCACTGAAGAAGAGTGAGGCTTTTGTCCCCTTCTCCATAG GGAAGCGCATTTGTCTTGGTGAAGGCATCGCCCGCAACGAGCTATTCCTCTTCTTCACCACCATCCTCCAGCATTTCTCAGTGGCCAGCCCGGTGGCTCCTAAGGACATCGACCTCACACCCCGGGAGAGTGGTGTGGGCAAACTGCCCCCGACATACCAGATCCGCTTCCTGCCCCGCGGAGGGGGCTGA